Proteins encoded within one genomic window of uncultured Desulfobacter sp.:
- a CDS encoding tetratricopeptide repeat protein, which produces MTHPSILTITEDALEQDRLLTALKKIGYTQIITADSADNGWAVLKTSNIGCTIAAYDMSDMSGLALLKILRKEDRLGDLPFFLTDSAFTKIKVIKAGQAGVSGLFVIPYNPKAMKMRLATALGKLEDPVIHQVELSVKNGLKLIEKKEYTKALALFQSLVNHKENPEYYYNIGYIKTAQNKHHEAIEAFSKATRLDRLFVKAYKAMAMVYKAMGSAEKVEECTRVAAEIYMDTDKLGKAEDMLNELLASGTESLNVFNTLGVLYRKKGDIKEAMKQYKKALKIHPDEPYIYYNIGRLYLDAKNATKAKIYFQAALDKDHGFTEAKQVIKAIDLGMI; this is translated from the coding sequence ATGACCCACCCGTCAATTCTCACCATCACTGAAGATGCACTGGAGCAGGACAGACTATTAACAGCCTTGAAGAAAATCGGATACACCCAGATCATCACTGCCGACAGTGCAGACAACGGATGGGCAGTCTTAAAAACATCCAACATTGGCTGCACCATTGCCGCCTACGACATGAGCGATATGTCGGGCCTTGCGTTGTTGAAAATTTTAAGAAAAGAAGACCGATTAGGAGATCTTCCCTTTTTTTTAACAGACAGCGCATTTACCAAAATTAAGGTCATCAAAGCAGGCCAGGCAGGCGTCAGCGGCCTTTTTGTCATTCCCTATAACCCCAAGGCCATGAAAATGAGGTTGGCCACAGCCTTAGGAAAGCTTGAAGATCCTGTCATCCACCAAGTAGAGTTAAGTGTAAAAAACGGCCTCAAACTCATTGAAAAAAAAGAATATACAAAAGCCTTGGCGTTATTTCAATCCCTGGTCAACCACAAAGAGAATCCGGAATATTATTACAATATCGGGTACATAAAAACGGCCCAAAACAAGCATCACGAAGCCATAGAAGCCTTTTCAAAGGCAACACGTCTGGACCGACTCTTTGTCAAGGCATACAAGGCCATGGCCATGGTTTACAAAGCCATGGGTTCCGCTGAAAAAGTTGAGGAGTGTACCCGGGTCGCCGCAGAAATCTATATGGATACCGATAAACTGGGTAAAGCCGAAGACATGCTCAATGAGCTTTTGGCCTCCGGTACCGAGTCACTGAACGTTTTTAATACATTGGGTGTACTGTACCGTAAAAAGGGCGACATAAAAGAAGCCATGAAACAATACAAAAAAGCATTAAAAATCCACCCGGACGAACCTTATATATATTACAATATAGGACGTCTTTATCTGGACGCCAAAAACGCCACCAAAGCCAAAATCTATTTCCAGGCAGCGCTTGACAAGGACCACGGTTTTACCGAAGCCAAGCAGGTTATCAAGGCCATCGATCTGGGAATGATCTAA
- a CDS encoding FeS-binding protein → MNSLFPRWLNRIMLAVMTLLALTGLAQMPIFKRYYIADIPGLGWLAAFYTTHKIHYIAAAVFLVLLFWMATVYLLNHRKNWRPTVMGQVRLAILVMIVVTGILRTVKNLPAHGFSPIAVMAVDWIHLAAVMLLGITAVLARVGPWRRNGVYATRHY, encoded by the coding sequence ATGAATAGCCTGTTTCCCAGGTGGCTGAACCGGATAATGCTTGCGGTCATGACTCTTTTGGCCCTGACCGGGTTGGCCCAAATGCCCATTTTCAAACGGTATTACATTGCGGATATTCCAGGGCTTGGCTGGCTTGCGGCCTTTTATACCACCCACAAAATACATTATATTGCTGCCGCTGTTTTTCTGGTTTTGCTTTTCTGGATGGCGACGGTTTACCTATTGAACCATCGTAAAAACTGGCGTCCCACAGTCATGGGGCAGGTGCGCCTGGCCATTCTGGTGATGATCGTGGTGACCGGAATATTGCGAACAGTAAAGAATCTGCCTGCCCATGGTTTTTCTCCCATAGCGGTCATGGCTGTGGACTGGATCCATCTGGCCGCCGTCATGCTGCTGGGTATAACCGCCGTCCTTGCCCGGGTGGGACCATGGCGACGTAACGGGGTTTATGCAACACGCCATTATTAG
- a CDS encoding 4Fe-4S dicluster domain-containing protein: MRDNQKGGVSRRGFLKRVAVGGASMLLPGTVRASQQGTALATLHDLSKCIGCGECVSACTEQNGHKYPEPQKPFPKMYPSRVKVADWSDRRDVEERLTPYNWLTIQTVEVDWQGQSYEINIPRRCMHCQNPPCANLCPWGACARENNGVVRINTDICLGGSKCKSVCPWDIPQRQTGVGLYLKLMPKFAGNGVMYKCDRCFELLADGGVPACVSECPEEVQFIGPRQEIIVQAHRLAKTFAGDADENDFIYGEYENGGTNTIYVSPVPISLLARALETGPGNPHMDPVKDMMAQDEFLGMAALAAPVAGVAAGILTAGAKFIQSGQQDKEGTHE; encoded by the coding sequence ATGAGGGACAATCAAAAGGGGGGCGTAAGCCGACGCGGTTTTCTAAAAAGGGTGGCTGTGGGGGGCGCATCCATGCTTTTGCCCGGTACCGTACGCGCATCTCAGCAAGGCACGGCCTTGGCCACCCTGCATGATTTATCCAAGTGCATCGGCTGCGGAGAATGCGTTTCTGCCTGTACCGAGCAGAACGGGCATAAGTACCCTGAACCCCAAAAGCCTTTCCCAAAGATGTACCCCAGCAGGGTCAAGGTGGCGGACTGGTCAGACCGCCGGGATGTGGAAGAACGCCTTACGCCTTACAACTGGTTGACAATTCAAACGGTAGAGGTGGATTGGCAGGGGCAGTCCTATGAAATTAATATTCCCCGGCGCTGTATGCACTGCCAAAATCCGCCCTGTGCCAACCTATGTCCCTGGGGGGCCTGTGCCCGGGAAAATAATGGGGTGGTACGCATTAATACAGATATATGTTTGGGCGGTTCCAAGTGCAAATCGGTCTGCCCCTGGGATATTCCCCAACGCCAGACCGGTGTTGGGCTTTACCTCAAACTTATGCCAAAATTTGCCGGAAATGGTGTCATGTACAAATGCGATCGCTGCTTTGAACTTCTGGCTGACGGCGGGGTGCCGGCCTGTGTGAGTGAGTGCCCTGAAGAGGTCCAGTTCATCGGCCCTAGGCAGGAGATTATAGTCCAGGCCCATCGTTTGGCTAAAACCTTTGCCGGTGATGCTGATGAGAATGATTTCATTTATGGTGAGTATGAAAACGGCGGAACCAATACCATTTATGTTTCTCCGGTTCCCATTTCTTTGCTGGCACGGGCCTTGGAAACAGGTCCGGGAAATCCGCATATGGATCCGGTGAAAGATATGATGGCCCAGGATGAGTTTCTGGGGATGGCCGCTCTGGCAGCGCCGGTGGCCGGCGTGGCTGCAGGGATATTGACTGCCGGGGCAAAATTTATTCAGTCGGGACAACAAGACAAGGAGGGAACCCATGAATAG
- a CDS encoding MBL fold metallo-hydrolase gives MILTTKTSKNHYTREERDFLPSVLPQTPARIQKTQGDFILWIGHNTFLIRTKEQYWLTDPIFSKRALLPKRKTPPALTLAEVNTLVNAPNIIISHNHYDHLDRRSIKGLPKASRVFVPKGLAAVVKKMNKPHTLEMDWWEEKILSPGIKLVCLPTQHWSMRINQGRNKSLWAAWLLITPMTTFYFGGDTGYFKGFKETGKKYPGIDYAFMATTAYRPRWFMHYQHMNIAEAVKGFRELGAKVFIPTQWGTFHLGSEPAGFPGLELQRFIQTRNLDLSRFKILNIGEILTIDS, from the coding sequence ATGATACTTACCACCAAAACTTCAAAAAACCATTATACTAGAGAGGAGAGGGACTTTCTGCCCAGCGTCCTGCCCCAAACCCCGGCGCGTATTCAAAAGACCCAGGGCGATTTTATTCTTTGGATCGGGCACAATACTTTTTTGATCCGGACAAAAGAACAGTATTGGCTCACAGATCCCATATTTTCAAAGCGCGCCTTGCTCCCAAAACGTAAAACACCGCCGGCCCTGACTCTGGCCGAAGTGAACACCCTGGTTAATGCCCCCAATATCATCATCTCCCACAACCACTACGATCACCTGGATCGCAGGTCTATAAAAGGTCTTCCTAAGGCATCCAGGGTCTTTGTGCCCAAAGGCCTGGCGGCTGTTGTGAAAAAGATGAACAAACCCCACACCCTGGAGATGGACTGGTGGGAAGAAAAAATTTTAAGCCCCGGCATAAAGTTGGTCTGTCTTCCCACCCAGCATTGGTCCATGCGGATCAACCAGGGTCGGAACAAAAGTCTGTGGGCGGCATGGTTGTTGATTACACCTATGACCACTTTTTATTTTGGCGGGGATACCGGCTATTTTAAAGGATTCAAAGAAACCGGGAAAAAATATCCGGGCATCGACTATGCCTTCATGGCCACCACCGCCTACCGTCCCAGATGGTTCATGCACTACCAGCACATGAATATTGCCGAAGCCGTCAAAGGTTTCAGGGAATTAGGCGCAAAAGTTTTTATTCCCACCCAGTGGGGCACCTTTCACTTAGGCAGTGAACCGGCCGGCTTTCCCGGTCTTGAGCTTCAACGGTTTATCCAGACCCGGAATCTCGATTTATCCCGATTTAAAATCCTGAATATCGGTGAAATATTAACGATTGATTCATAG
- a CDS encoding NAD(P)H-binding protein — translation MSHSFESQPNPLTDRPVLVTGATGYVAGRLIPLLLESGCRVRAMGRSLEKMGARPWARHPKVQLIKGDIQDTASLERAVEGCGTIYYLVHSMISPKKAYRDADRIGAQNMVRAASARHAEHIIYLGGLGEMDHPNISRHLVSRNEVGNILMNGKVPATVLRAAMILGSGSASFEILRYLAERLPVMITPRWVHMPTQPIAISNVLGYLLGCLNTPEVRNHTFDIGGTDIVSYKDLFTIFARTAGLPIPMMIPVPVLTPKLSALWIHLVTPVPSAIALPLTQGLSLPTICQDDRIQEII, via the coding sequence ATGTCACATTCATTTGAATCACAACCGAACCCATTGACTGACAGGCCTGTTCTGGTTACCGGCGCCACAGGCTATGTGGCAGGACGGCTTATTCCTCTTCTTCTGGAATCCGGCTGCAGGGTCAGGGCCATGGGACGGTCCCTGGAAAAAATGGGGGCAAGGCCCTGGGCCAGGCATCCAAAAGTTCAATTGATTAAAGGCGATATCCAGGACACGGCCTCCCTTGAACGGGCCGTTGAGGGCTGCGGCACCATTTACTATCTGGTGCACTCCATGATTTCCCCAAAAAAAGCATACCGGGATGCCGACCGTATTGGTGCACAAAATATGGTCAGGGCCGCATCGGCTCGACATGCAGAACATATCATCTATCTGGGAGGCCTGGGCGAGATGGACCATCCCAATATCAGCCGCCATCTGGTCTCCAGAAATGAGGTGGGCAATATCCTGATGAACGGCAAAGTCCCTGCAACCGTGCTTCGGGCAGCCATGATTCTGGGCTCCGGGTCTGCCAGTTTCGAAATATTGCGCTATCTTGCCGAACGCCTGCCGGTCATGATTACCCCCCGCTGGGTGCATATGCCCACCCAGCCCATTGCCATATCCAATGTGTTGGGCTACCTTTTGGGCTGTTTGAATACCCCGGAAGTCAGAAACCATACCTTTGATATCGGCGGTACTGATATTGTGTCATACAAAGATCTGTTTACAATTTTTGCCCGGACAGCCGGGTTGCCGATTCCCATGATGATACCTGTGCCTGTGCTTACCCCAAAGCTGTCAGCGCTGTGGATTCATCTGGTTACGCCGGTGCCCTCTGCCATTGCGCTTCCCCTGACTCAAGGGTTGAGCCTTCCCACCATCTGTCAGGATGATCGGATTCAAGAGATCATTTAA
- a CDS encoding DUF523 domain-containing protein, whose product MGYDGNHSHDRYLTQTLSLFVDYVPVCPEVECGMPIPRESVRLVGDPAAPRLETRNTQEDKTQMMTDWIPGKLAALEKENLCGFIFKSKSPVLVSLPHQGLW is encoded by the coding sequence GTGGGCTATGACGGGAATCACAGCCATGACCGTTATTTGACCCAGACCCTTTCCCTTTTTGTTGATTATGTGCCTGTCTGTCCCGAAGTGGAGTGCGGCATGCCCATTCCCAGGGAGTCGGTGCGCCTGGTAGGAGACCCGGCTGCCCCGCGCCTGGAAACCCGGAATACCCAGGAAGATAAAACCCAAATGATGACAGACTGGATTCCAGGAAAACTGGCCGCCCTTGAAAAGGAAAACCTGTGCGGATTTATATTTAAAAGCAAATCCCCCGTCCTCGTGTCTTTACCGCATCAGGGTCTATGGTGA
- a CDS encoding DUF1722 domain-containing protein, which translates to MKRKTCADLYLKANPPSSCLYRIRVYGDDGKVRKTGTGMFAKAFCEHFPRIPVEKAGRLNDPHLRENFIEKIFTLRRWRKLIEEQNNLGGLVAFHTPNKLLILSHSQAHYRELGKLVAKCKEIIAKEGAQALFEQYEILLLKALDLKTTIKKIGSCCVSGSYNGRW; encoded by the coding sequence TTGAAAAGGAAAACCTGTGCGGATTTATATTTAAAAGCAAATCCCCCGTCCTCGTGTCTTTACCGCATCAGGGTCTATGGTGATGACGGCAAAGTTCGAAAAACCGGAACAGGCATGTTTGCCAAAGCATTCTGCGAACATTTTCCCCGAATCCCCGTGGAAAAGGCAGGACGTCTCAATGATCCCCATTTAAGAGAAAATTTCATTGAAAAAATTTTCACTCTCAGGCGTTGGCGAAAGTTAATTGAAGAACAGAATAATTTAGGGGGACTTGTGGCCTTTCACACCCCAAATAAGCTGTTGATCCTCTCCCACAGCCAGGCCCATTACAGGGAACTGGGAAAACTTGTGGCCAAGTGCAAAGAGATCATCGCAAAAGAAGGCGCCCAGGCGCTGTTTGAACAATATGAGATCCTGCTCTTAAAGGCCCTTGACCTGAAAACCACCATAAAAAAAATAGGCTCATGTTGCGTATCAGGGTCGTATAATGGTAGATGGTGA
- a CDS encoding transposase, producing the protein MQVNIKTLIDDTQCYETVRELRWPEGRQCPFCESKRVIKRGFDEKEPARQRYECKNCSKRFDDLTGTIFAGHHQPLKVWILCLYFMGLNLSNKQIAKELDLDRTDVQKMTTQLREGVVKKSRP; encoded by the coding sequence ATGCAGGTAAACATAAAGACTCTGATTGATGATACACAATGTTATGAAACTGTTCGGGAATTGCGCTGGCCGGAAGGACGCCAATGTCCGTTTTGTGAATCCAAACGAGTAATCAAAAGGGGTTTCGATGAAAAAGAACCTGCCAGGCAGCGTTATGAATGTAAAAATTGTAGTAAACGCTTTGACGACTTGACGGGTACCATTTTCGCTGGGCATCATCAACCCCTAAAAGTATGGATTTTGTGTCTTTATTTTATGGGGCTGAACTTGTCCAACAAGCAGATTGCCAAAGAACTGGACTTGGACCGCACGGATGTTCAAAAGATGACCACCCAACTTCGTGAAGGCGTGGTAAAAAAAAGCCGCCCGTAA
- a CDS encoding IS1595 family transposase, translating to MVAGHKGNPEAVFQKGREGRRNRLRGARGRGTLEKEKPPVFGMIQRCGLVVIKMLANVRRVTIEPLIKSVILPGTLIYTDEYGIYNRLSEWGYKHKSVNHGAGEYARDEDGDGFHEVHVNTMEGFWSLLRGWLRPHRGVSQEKLPFYLGFFEFVHNAGKRGKALLHSLVELLVR from the coding sequence ATTGTAGCAGGGCATAAAGGCAATCCCGAAGCAGTATTCCAAAAAGGGAGGGAAGGCCGTCGAAATCGTTTACGAGGTGCTCGTGGGCGGGGTACATTGGAAAAAGAGAAGCCACCTGTATTTGGTATGATTCAGCGATGCGGGCTGGTGGTAATCAAGATGCTTGCCAATGTTCGCCGGGTAACCATTGAGCCCTTGATAAAATCAGTCATTTTGCCAGGAACTTTGATCTACACGGATGAATACGGGATATATAACCGATTAAGCGAGTGGGGGTACAAGCATAAGAGCGTGAATCACGGGGCTGGAGAATATGCCAGAGACGAGGATGGGGATGGTTTCCATGAAGTCCATGTAAATACGATGGAAGGCTTCTGGTCTTTGCTACGTGGTTGGTTGCGTCCACATCGAGGAGTTTCACAGGAAAAGCTCCCGTTTTATCTTGGCTTTTTTGAATTCGTTCATAACGCTGGCAAGCGAGGAAAGGCCTTGCTCCATTCACTTGTCGAACTTTTGGTCAGATAA
- a CDS encoding YbgA family protein, translating to MNVLMHILGFFKKNLNADEKREMLSLFDQYKQGYVPLVVPLTLVNHYVRKYDQPWLRDQTYLNPHPFELKLRNYF from the coding sequence ATTAATGTGCTCATGCATATCCTGGGCTTTTTTAAAAAGAATCTGAATGCGGATGAAAAGCGGGAGATGTTGTCCCTGTTTGACCAGTACAAACAAGGCTATGTCCCCTTGGTGGTGCCTTTGACCCTGGTCAACCATTATGTCAGAAAATACGACCAGCCCTGGTTGAGGGATCAAACCTATCTCAATCCCCATCCGTTTGAACTAAAACTGCGAAATTATTTTTAG
- a CDS encoding TIGR00725 family protein, protein MSLAFDLENNLIDLRSAQIFSPENRAWDDLDTIPEELAPVSETDAVTRLQQQGSRCRVPVGILGGRKASEEQLADALELGTLIARMGLTLICGGRQGVMEAACKGATEAGGICVGLLPDENPGAANPYVTIPLATGIGVARNAILTRAALCLVAVGGGYGTLSEIAFGLQFEKKVIGLSGAPNIPGMLPCRSPEAAAARIARVVLNLPQ, encoded by the coding sequence ATGTCACTGGCGTTTGATTTAGAAAACAATCTTATTGATCTGCGCTCGGCGCAGATTTTTTCTCCGGAAAATCGGGCCTGGGACGACCTTGACACCATTCCGGAAGAGCTTGCTCCGGTATCGGAAACCGATGCGGTCACCCGGCTGCAGCAGCAGGGCAGCCGGTGCCGGGTTCCGGTGGGAATTCTGGGCGGCCGAAAAGCGTCCGAAGAACAGCTTGCAGATGCCTTGGAATTGGGAACGCTCATCGCCCGGATGGGGTTGACCCTGATCTGCGGCGGGCGCCAGGGGGTGATGGAGGCTGCCTGCAAGGGGGCAACCGAGGCCGGTGGAATCTGTGTGGGGCTGCTGCCCGATGAAAATCCCGGTGCCGCCAACCCCTATGTCACCATCCCGCTGGCCACCGGAATCGGCGTGGCCAGAAACGCAATCCTGACCCGGGCCGCGCTTTGTCTTGTGGCTGTGGGCGGCGGGTATGGCACCCTTTCAGAGATTGCCTTTGGCCTCCAGTTTGAAAAAAAGGTGATCGGTCTCTCGGGGGCACCGAACATTCCGGGGATGCTTCCCTGCCGCAGCCCGGAAGCGGCTGCCGCCCGAATTGCCCGAGTGGTTCTGAATCTGCCCCAATAG
- a CDS encoding alpha/beta fold hydrolase: MRVKLNGIQLAYEEAGKGPAVLLIHGFPLSRKMWRSQVQALSEAGFRVVVPDLRGFGESESGTGTGSTDLLADDLIALLDHLGIEIAVVGGMSMGGYVMLNLLARYPERFSAACFIVTRADADDETARDKRNHLISEIQAGRPEVVPNAFTPLLFADQTVAERAELVDEVRGWMTGTSPAGLVVGLEAIRDRGDSSVLLPQLKIPVLVLGAKEDKAIPPEKSTDLAEQIPGAQLSMLSAAGHMANMEQSEAFNAALLDFLRNN; the protein is encoded by the coding sequence ATGCGAGTAAAGCTTAATGGTATTCAGTTGGCTTATGAGGAAGCAGGAAAAGGGCCTGCGGTATTGTTGATTCATGGATTTCCCCTTTCCCGGAAAATGTGGCGCTCCCAGGTGCAGGCTTTGTCCGAAGCCGGTTTTCGGGTTGTTGTTCCTGATCTTAGGGGATTTGGGGAAAGCGAGTCGGGCACAGGGACCGGTTCGACAGATCTGTTGGCCGATGATTTGATAGCGCTGCTGGATCATCTGGGTATTGAGATAGCCGTGGTCGGAGGCATGTCCATGGGTGGTTATGTGATGCTTAACTTGCTGGCCCGTTATCCGGAACGGTTCTCCGCTGCCTGCTTTATTGTCACCCGCGCTGACGCCGATGATGAAACCGCACGAGATAAGCGCAACCATCTGATCTCCGAGATTCAGGCCGGTCGGCCGGAAGTCGTGCCCAATGCCTTTACCCCGCTTCTTTTTGCTGATCAGACGGTTGCTGAGCGTGCCGAATTGGTGGATGAGGTGCGCGGCTGGATGACGGGAACTTCTCCTGCCGGTTTGGTTGTGGGGCTGGAGGCGATTCGGGATCGGGGCGACTCATCAGTGTTGCTGCCCCAGCTAAAAATTCCCGTATTGGTTTTAGGTGCCAAAGAAGACAAGGCGATTCCGCCGGAAAAATCAACGGACCTGGCCGAGCAGATCCCCGGTGCTCAACTTAGTATGTTGTCCGCTGCCGGTCATATGGCAAACATGGAGCAATCCGAAGCATTTAATGCCGCACTACTTGATTTTTTACGCAACAACTGA
- a CDS encoding 2-hydroxyacid dehydrogenase: MNILFAAAENSWGGFFDIIRSELPHHCFKATGNFQIDRLKGVDVLIPTMSAVTKDLLNSADRLQLIQQCGSGLEGVDIEAAKKKDIRVCNVPTDISGNADSVAELGIYMMIGLSRDIPAMAQNIANKKMGEPQGMSMQGKTAGIIGLGGIGKALIRRLKTFDMRLMGIKQNNAERAKKELGLDWVGTPDEIDRVLKESDYVILSLPLTPESRDIINNDTISFMKKGAFIINLSRGGVINKDALEKALDQGTIAGAGLDVFWEEPPEPNDGIFRYNVISTPHIAGSTDVSMNGIVKVVSENIRRLENNQAPLYSK; this comes from the coding sequence ATGAATATTCTTTTTGCTGCAGCTGAAAACTCCTGGGGAGGTTTTTTCGATATCATCCGTTCAGAATTACCCCATCACTGTTTCAAGGCAACCGGAAATTTTCAGATTGACAGGCTGAAAGGCGTTGATGTCCTAATTCCGACCATGTCTGCTGTAACAAAGGATCTACTAAATAGTGCAGACCGATTGCAACTGATACAGCAATGCGGCTCCGGTCTTGAAGGGGTTGATATTGAGGCGGCCAAGAAGAAAGATATACGGGTCTGCAATGTACCGACAGACATCTCAGGCAATGCGGATTCCGTAGCGGAACTGGGAATATATATGATGATCGGGTTGTCCAGAGACATTCCCGCCATGGCCCAAAATATAGCAAACAAAAAAATGGGTGAACCCCAGGGCATGTCTATGCAGGGTAAAACAGCGGGCATTATCGGTCTTGGAGGTATCGGAAAAGCACTGATCAGAAGACTGAAGACATTTGATATGCGACTCATGGGCATAAAACAAAATAACGCTGAACGTGCCAAAAAAGAACTTGGGCTGGATTGGGTCGGCACTCCGGATGAAATCGACAGGGTGTTAAAAGAATCAGATTATGTGATCCTCAGTCTTCCGCTGACACCTGAAAGCAGGGATATCATTAATAACGATACGATTTCATTTATGAAAAAAGGGGCGTTTATTATAAACCTGTCCAGGGGCGGCGTAATCAACAAAGACGCTCTTGAAAAAGCGCTTGACCAAGGAACCATTGCCGGAGCCGGCCTGGATGTATTCTGGGAAGAACCGCCGGAACCCAATGACGGAATTTTCAGATATAATGTTATATCAACACCTCATATCGCAGGCTCCACGGATGTTTCAATGAACGGCATTGTAAAGGTGGTATCTGAAAATATCCGCAGGTTGGAGAATAACCAGGCCCCACTTTACTCAAAATAA
- a CDS encoding AEC family transporter, whose amino-acid sequence MNMFIVVSQSVGIMFFIGFLGFFVAKRKLIPTDVLDFLSPLVLEIALPSLIFYRIIKTFNPIDFPTWYLYPIYWVIFTIVVIIMAGFFRYLFKKEFQEETTLSLVFQNGLFIPIIVITETFGSDASLLVDLFLFTIFYPAFFFNTYHLFFKKGQQQFSLKKTINPVLIATSLGLILKFTHGDQLIPEFILTALKMVGGMTIPLLMLIIGGNIYVDLQKTGKAVWGEIIKFIAVKNILFPMIGLGIILFFKLEYNIAFIIVMQAANPPLTALPIFASRAQGNREIVNQYLVSSLVFTLLSLPLVLFVFDSLYKR is encoded by the coding sequence ATGAATATGTTTATCGTTGTATCTCAATCGGTTGGGATTATGTTTTTCATTGGGTTTTTAGGTTTTTTTGTGGCCAAAAGAAAGTTGATCCCCACAGATGTGTTAGACTTTCTTTCCCCGCTGGTTTTAGAGATCGCTCTTCCTTCGTTAATTTTTTATCGAATAATCAAAACATTTAATCCAATAGATTTTCCGACCTGGTATCTGTATCCGATCTATTGGGTCATTTTTACGATCGTTGTAATCATCATGGCAGGATTCTTTAGATACCTTTTTAAAAAAGAATTTCAAGAAGAGACAACCCTGTCCTTGGTTTTTCAAAACGGCCTTTTTATTCCCATCATCGTAATCACCGAGACCTTTGGGTCGGATGCTTCCTTATTGGTAGATTTGTTTTTATTTACAATTTTTTATCCGGCGTTCTTTTTTAACACCTACCACTTATTTTTCAAAAAAGGCCAGCAGCAATTCAGCCTTAAAAAAACTATAAATCCGGTTCTGATCGCAACTTCACTGGGACTGATTTTAAAATTTACTCATGGTGATCAACTGATCCCTGAATTTATTTTAACGGCCCTGAAAATGGTCGGTGGCATGACCATCCCGCTTCTTATGCTTATTATTGGCGGAAATATTTATGTGGATCTTCAAAAAACCGGCAAGGCTGTTTGGGGTGAAATCATTAAATTTATTGCCGTCAAAAATATTTTATTTCCGATGATAGGTTTAGGAATAATTTTATTCTTTAAACTTGAGTACAACATTGCTTTCATTATCGTTATGCAGGCCGCCAACCCGCCGCTCACAGCTTTGCCGATATTTGCCTCAAGGGCTCAGGGAAACCGGGAGATTGTTAATCAATACTTGGTCTCCAGCCTGGTGTTTACCCTGTTGTCGCTGCCTTTAGTTTTGTTTGTTTTTGATTCTCTGTATAAGCGCTAA
- a CDS encoding YceI family protein: MKKMITYIIVAFTVFTTSVFAQTWTVDPAHTSADFSIEHMAISRVTGSFNQVTGQLIFDKEGRHPQSVNISIDVASIDTGVDKRDEHLKSPDFFDVKTYPTMTYTSENITRQGEGRYKVVGTLNMHGVSKPVTLAVEGLVSHEKDPWGNTRKGAHVTAELNRKDFGIVYNAVLESGNLMIGETVDIVINLEFIKQ, from the coding sequence ATGAAAAAAATGATCACATATATAATCGTAGCTTTTACCGTATTTACGACCTCAGTCTTCGCCCAGACCTGGACCGTGGATCCGGCCCACACGTCAGCTGATTTTTCAATTGAGCACATGGCTATCAGCCGCGTCACAGGCAGTTTCAACCAAGTGACGGGACAGCTGATATTTGACAAAGAAGGCCGCCATCCTCAATCCGTCAACATCTCCATAGATGTGGCATCCATTGACACGGGGGTTGACAAACGAGATGAACACCTGAAAAGTCCCGATTTTTTTGACGTGAAAACATACCCGACCATGACCTATACATCTGAAAATATCACCCGCCAGGGTGAAGGACGTTACAAAGTGGTCGGCACCCTGAATATGCACGGTGTAAGCAAACCGGTCACGCTTGCCGTTGAGGGCCTGGTAAGCCATGAAAAAGACCCATGGGGAAACACCCGCAAAGGCGCCCATGTAACGGCAGAACTCAATCGAAAGGATTTCGGCATCGTTTATAACGCGGTTTTGGAAAGCGGAAATCTGATGATTGGCGAAACCGTAGATATTGTGATTAACCTGGAGTTTATTAAACAATAA